The following coding sequences are from one Gemmatimonadota bacterium window:
- a CDS encoding MBL fold metallo-hydrolase, with the protein MRHTPPFAAVIVLALFVHGAAAQSPRRFPAASPCTAAQRAAGCFIVLGSGTPVPDPERAGPAYALVYGERTFLFDAGAGVMRRVAAAGLPIDGVTAAFLTHLHSDHTLGLPDLLLTTWTMGRRGPFPLIGPPGTRTMVDRLLAAWQEDITARINGLEQGQPAGPGVTVIESRGGVVYDSAGVRIEAIPVTHGEFAVAFGYRIVLPTRTIVLSGDTGPGDALLAAARGADLLVHESYPSVRLKPEARPGGDAWPAYMHSVHTSDVEVGQLAVRANVKQVVLTHIVRMGGTDAELRAGVRRGGFRGLVAVARDLAAY; encoded by the coding sequence ATGCGCCATACCCCACCCTTCGCCGCCGTCATCGTGCTCGCGCTCTTCGTGCATGGCGCGGCAGCCCAGTCTCCGCGCCGCTTCCCGGCCGCCTCGCCCTGCACCGCCGCCCAGCGTGCCGCGGGGTGCTTCATCGTCCTTGGCTCGGGCACGCCGGTACCCGATCCGGAGCGTGCAGGACCTGCCTACGCCCTGGTCTACGGCGAGCGCACCTTCCTCTTCGACGCCGGCGCGGGGGTCATGCGTCGCGTCGCGGCGGCCGGGCTCCCGATCGATGGCGTGACCGCCGCCTTCCTGACTCACCTTCACAGCGACCACACCCTCGGCCTCCCCGACCTCCTCCTCACGACCTGGACCATGGGACGCCGAGGACCGTTCCCGCTGATTGGCCCGCCGGGCACGCGCACCATGGTCGATCGCCTCCTGGCGGCGTGGCAGGAGGACATCACCGCGCGGATCAATGGCCTCGAACAGGGTCAGCCGGCCGGTCCGGGAGTCACCGTGATCGAGTCGCGCGGGGGCGTGGTGTACGACAGCGCCGGCGTGCGGATCGAAGCGATCCCCGTGACGCATGGTGAGTTTGCCGTCGCATTCGGCTATCGGATCGTGCTGCCGACGCGGACCATCGTCCTTTCGGGGGATACCGGCCCGGGCGATGCGCTCCTTGCGGCGGCACGCGGCGCCGACCTGCTGGTGCACGAGAGTTATCCGTCGGTGCGGCTGAAGCCGGAGGCTCGGCCGGGTGGCGATGCGTGGCCGGCGTACATGCACAGCGTGCACACCAGCGACGTCGAGGTGGGGCAGCTCGCCGTACGCGCCAACGTGAAGCAGGTGGTGCTGACGCACATCGTGCGGATGGGTGGGACCGATGCGGAGCTGCGGGCCGGCGTGCGGCGCGGCGGCTTCAGGGGCCTCGTCGCGGTCGCGCGGGACCTCGCCGCCTATTGA
- a CDS encoding response regulator, with product MTEPAANETEAALRLRTTLYHMMAEANRAVLTAENREQLFQALCRIAVDTGRFRFAWIGIPADGIVKPTTWSGDDGGYLAALQLSLDPSDPTSQGPTGQAVLVGATTVVNDFLSSPLTAPWHEPGQRSGFGASAAFPLLELDRVVAVLSLYAEQPGFFTPELIETLGEITPTVSLALTAFAKAAERSTLEAQVVQAQKMEAVGLLAGGVAHDFNNILTVITGCAELLQAEIPGDHPSRELLGEIREAGERARNLTRQLLAFSRQQVVSPRPLDLNDVIGGSEKMIRRLIGSDIALTTELESPLWTTTADPGQLEQVLLNLAVNARDAMPDGGALVMRSHATVLAQPTAEVPAGEFVVLEMADTGMGMTAETRAHLFEPFFTTKPPGMGTGLGLATVATIVRDALGYVTVESEPGKGTTFRVYLPRAEGVVATAVPVSSPGALPRGTETILLVEDDDALRHLVRTMLRGLGYQVLEAANGAAAIMLSRGRKEPIDLLLTDVVMPHLGGRQLADVLLGERPGCRVLFLSGYSSDEMIRRGVVDSAATFLQKPFTVGELAERVRSVLGPAG from the coding sequence ATGACCGAGCCCGCGGCGAACGAGACAGAAGCGGCCCTCCGTCTGCGGACCACCCTCTATCACATGATGGCGGAAGCCAACCGCGCGGTGCTCACGGCCGAGAACCGTGAGCAGCTCTTTCAGGCGCTCTGTCGAATCGCGGTCGACACCGGTCGCTTCCGTTTCGCCTGGATCGGCATCCCTGCCGACGGCATCGTGAAGCCGACCACCTGGTCCGGCGATGACGGCGGGTACCTCGCCGCGTTGCAGCTCTCCCTCGACCCGTCCGATCCGACCTCGCAGGGACCGACCGGTCAGGCGGTCCTCGTCGGCGCAACGACCGTCGTCAACGACTTCCTGTCATCGCCGTTGACCGCGCCGTGGCACGAACCCGGCCAGCGATCGGGCTTCGGTGCCTCTGCGGCGTTCCCGCTCCTCGAGTTGGACCGGGTCGTGGCCGTTTTGAGTCTCTACGCCGAGCAGCCCGGCTTCTTCACGCCGGAGCTGATCGAAACGCTCGGCGAGATCACGCCCACGGTGTCGCTCGCCCTCACCGCCTTCGCCAAGGCGGCGGAGCGGAGCACGCTCGAGGCGCAGGTGGTGCAGGCGCAGAAGATGGAGGCGGTGGGGTTGCTCGCCGGTGGCGTCGCGCACGACTTCAACAACATTCTCACCGTGATCACCGGCTGTGCCGAGTTGCTGCAGGCCGAAATTCCCGGCGATCACCCGTCGCGCGAGTTGCTGGGCGAGATCCGCGAGGCGGGGGAGCGCGCACGCAACCTCACCCGGCAACTGCTCGCGTTCAGCCGGCAGCAGGTGGTGTCGCCTCGGCCGCTCGACCTCAACGACGTGATCGGCGGCAGCGAGAAGATGATCCGTCGGCTGATCGGCAGCGACATCGCGCTGACCACCGAACTGGAATCCCCGCTCTGGACCACGACGGCGGACCCGGGCCAACTCGAGCAGGTGCTGCTCAACCTCGCCGTCAATGCACGCGATGCGATGCCGGACGGCGGGGCACTGGTGATGCGGAGTCACGCCACGGTGCTCGCCCAGCCCACGGCCGAGGTGCCCGCTGGCGAATTCGTCGTCCTCGAGATGGCCGACACCGGAATGGGGATGACCGCCGAGACGCGCGCACACCTCTTCGAGCCGTTCTTCACGACCAAGCCGCCCGGCATGGGGACCGGACTGGGGTTGGCCACGGTGGCGACGATCGTGCGCGACGCGCTCGGCTATGTGACCGTGGAGAGCGAGCCCGGCAAGGGCACCACCTTCCGGGTCTACCTCCCGCGGGCCGAGGGCGTCGTGGCGACGGCTGTTCCGGTGTCGTCGCCCGGCGCGCTGCCACGGGGCACGGAGACCATCCTGTTGGTAGAGGACGATGACGCGCTGCGCCATCTCGTGCGCACGATGCTGCGCGGCCTCGGCTATCAGGTACTCGAGGCCGCCAACGGCGCGGCGGCGATCATGCTGTCACGTGGCCGGAAGGAGCCGATCGACCTGCTCCTGACCGATGTCGTCATGCCCCATCTCGGCGGCCGCCAGCTCGCCGACGTCCTGCTCGGCGAGCGCCCCGGTTGCCGCGTGCTCTTCCTGTCGGGCTACAGCAGCGACGAGATGATCCGCCGCGGCGTGGTGGACTCGGCCGCGACATTTCTGCAGAAGCCATTCACCGTCGGCGAGTTGGCGGAACGTGTCCGCTCGGTGCTCGGTCCGGCGGGGTGA
- a CDS encoding VIT family protein — protein sequence MHIERHRSDRIGWLRAAVLGANDGLISTSSLVVGVAAAAPDRAAILVAAVAGLAAGALSMAAGEYVSVSSQADTEQADIARERGELANDPEPELTELTGIYVKRGLTPELAGQVAVQLTAHDALGAHARDELGIHEFTTAKPIQAAIASAASFAVGAAPPAILAAVLPTSILSIGVVAVTIVLLIGLGAVAAQLGGASRVRGAMRVAFWGAVAMGVTALVGRLFGTVV from the coding sequence ATGCACATCGAACGCCATCGCAGTGATCGCATCGGCTGGCTCCGCGCCGCCGTGCTCGGCGCCAACGACGGCCTGATCTCCACGTCGTCGCTCGTGGTGGGTGTCGCCGCGGCGGCCCCTGATCGCGCGGCGATCCTCGTCGCGGCGGTCGCGGGGCTCGCGGCTGGGGCACTCTCGATGGCGGCAGGCGAGTACGTCTCGGTCTCGTCGCAGGCCGACACCGAGCAGGCCGACATCGCGCGCGAGCGTGGCGAGCTCGCCAACGATCCGGAGCCGGAGCTCACCGAGTTGACCGGCATCTACGTCAAGCGCGGCCTCACCCCGGAACTGGCCGGACAAGTGGCCGTGCAGCTCACCGCGCACGACGCCCTCGGTGCCCATGCGCGCGACGAGCTCGGCATCCACGAATTCACCACCGCCAAGCCGATCCAGGCGGCGATCGCCTCGGCGGCGTCGTTCGCCGTGGGAGCGGCGCCACCGGCGATCCTCGCGGCAGTCCTGCCGACCAGCATCCTCTCGATCGGTGTCGTGGCCGTCACGATCGTGCTGCTGATCGGACTTGGTGCGGTGGCGGCGCAGCTCGGCGGCGCCTCGCGGGTGCGCGGCGCGATGCGGGTGGCGTTCTGGGGGGCGGTGGCGATGGGGGTGACGGCGCTGGTGGGGCGGTTGTTCGGGACGGTGGTGTAG
- a CDS encoding metallophosphoesterase — protein MLRAGGAVVGTGLASLGYAVGWEPEWLEVVTRDLPIRGLPASLEGKALVQLSDLHMGPRVDDSYIADTFATVAALRPDIVVMTGDWISYRRRTQLESFDRLIASFPHGQLATIGILGNHDYGTNWRMPAVAEAITTRAEAHGVRMLRNEAAVVEGLTIIGLEDLWGPYFTPPPALLAASDAPRLVLCHNPDAADHPIWSGYQGWILAGHTHGGQCKPPFLPPPILPVENPRYTSGEIAVRGERRLYISRGVGYLIRARFNARPEVTEFRLKGEPVTVNR, from the coding sequence CTGCTGCGTGCAGGCGGTGCAGTGGTCGGCACGGGCCTCGCCTCGCTCGGCTACGCCGTCGGTTGGGAGCCGGAGTGGCTCGAGGTCGTCACGCGCGATCTCCCGATCCGCGGCCTTCCTGCGTCGCTCGAGGGAAAAGCGCTGGTGCAGTTGAGCGACCTGCACATGGGTCCGCGCGTCGACGACAGCTACATCGCCGACACCTTCGCCACGGTGGCGGCGCTCCGGCCGGACATCGTGGTGATGACCGGCGACTGGATCAGCTATCGTCGCCGCACGCAGCTCGAATCATTTGACAGACTGATTGCTTCCTTCCCGCATGGCCAGCTCGCGACGATCGGCATCCTTGGCAACCATGACTACGGCACCAACTGGCGGATGCCGGCCGTGGCCGAGGCGATCACCACGCGTGCCGAGGCGCACGGCGTGCGGATGCTGCGCAACGAGGCCGCGGTGGTCGAGGGGCTCACGATCATCGGCCTCGAGGACCTGTGGGGGCCGTACTTCACGCCACCGCCCGCGCTGCTGGCGGCGAGCGACGCGCCGCGGCTGGTGCTCTGCCACAATCCCGACGCCGCCGACCACCCGATCTGGAGTGGCTACCAGGGGTGGATCCTGGCGGGCCACACCCATGGCGGGCAGTGCAAGCCGCCGTTCCTGCCACCACCGATCCTTCCGGTGGAGAATCCGCGCTACACCTCAGGCGAGATCGCCGTGCGTGGCGAACGGCGACTCTATATCAGTCGCGGCGTCGGCTATCTGATTCGGGCGCGCTTCAACGCGCGGCCGGAGGTGACGGAGTTTCGGTTGAAGGGTGAACCGGTAACGGTGAACCGGTGA
- the nagB gene encoding glucosamine-6-phosphate deaminase gives MASLHRLERLPVEILDPPEALARAAARRIADLIRSRAAQGKGTVLGLATGSTPVGVYAELVRLHKEEGLSFKTVETFNLDEYWPMAPESLHSYHRFMREHLFDLVDLDPTKCHVPPGSVDREQVDAVCAAYEQQIRDAGGIDLQLLGIGKTGHIGFNEPGSGADSRTRLVTLDAVTRRDAAADFFGERNVPRQAITMGVATILEAREILLLATGEHKSGILRRAIEGEIDHHVAATFLQQHPNTVVYCDGAASADLTRIATPWLLDEIEWTPDLELRAVAWLSQTAGKAILKLTEADYAEHHLSPLVARHGEAGAVNGAAFNALGAKIRGRSKLPKGQTIICFSPHPDDDVISAGGILRKLILNENKILVAYMTSGNIAVFDHDALRYVEVIERLASDAHLGRRAVDSLAERVRASLDAKAPGDIDSAEVQDLKRVIREGEAVSGIETLGLSRHNARFLNLPFYQTGKVKKDPIGPRDVAIIRALLEEINPDLVLVAGDLSDPHGTHRLCKDAIELALHEVKPLGITPEVWLYRGAWQEWPVTEATWLVPLAQEELKLKIQAIFKHQSQKDSAPFPGQDDREFWQRVEARNKGTAELLNQLGLAEYFAMEAYVVG, from the coding sequence ATGGCCTCCCTCCATCGCCTCGAACGCCTCCCGGTTGAGATCCTCGATCCGCCGGAAGCCCTGGCGCGCGCCGCCGCGCGCCGCATCGCCGACCTGATCCGCTCCCGCGCCGCCCAGGGGAAGGGGACCGTCCTCGGCCTCGCCACCGGATCGACTCCCGTCGGGGTCTACGCCGAGCTGGTCCGGCTGCACAAGGAGGAGGGGCTCTCGTTCAAGACCGTCGAGACCTTCAACCTCGACGAGTACTGGCCGATGGCCCCGGAGTCGCTCCATTCGTACCATCGCTTCATGCGCGAGCACCTCTTCGATCTGGTCGACCTCGACCCGACGAAGTGCCACGTGCCGCCCGGGTCGGTGGATCGGGAGCAAGTGGACGCGGTCTGCGCCGCCTACGAGCAGCAGATCCGGGACGCCGGCGGGATCGACCTCCAGCTCTTGGGCATCGGCAAGACCGGCCACATCGGCTTCAACGAGCCCGGCTCCGGCGCCGATTCCAGGACCCGCCTCGTCACGCTCGACGCGGTGACGCGCCGCGATGCCGCGGCCGACTTCTTCGGTGAGCGCAACGTCCCGCGCCAGGCGATCACCATGGGCGTCGCCACGATCCTCGAGGCGCGCGAGATCCTGCTCCTCGCCACCGGCGAGCACAAGTCGGGGATCCTCCGCCGCGCGATCGAAGGCGAGATCGACCACCACGTCGCCGCGACCTTCCTGCAGCAGCACCCGAACACCGTCGTGTACTGCGACGGCGCCGCCTCCGCCGACCTGACGCGGATCGCCACGCCGTGGCTGCTCGACGAGATCGAGTGGACCCCCGACCTCGAACTGCGTGCCGTCGCGTGGCTCTCGCAGACGGCCGGCAAGGCGATCCTCAAGCTCACCGAGGCCGACTACGCCGAGCATCACCTCTCGCCGCTCGTGGCGCGGCATGGCGAGGCCGGTGCCGTCAATGGCGCGGCCTTCAACGCCCTCGGCGCCAAGATCCGCGGCCGCTCGAAGCTCCCCAAGGGCCAGACGATCATCTGCTTCTCGCCGCACCCCGACGACGACGTCATCTCGGCGGGCGGGATCCTGCGCAAGCTGATCCTCAACGAGAACAAGATCCTCGTCGCCTACATGACCAGCGGCAACATCGCCGTTTTCGATCATGACGCACTGCGGTATGTGGAAGTGATCGAGCGGCTCGCAAGCGACGCGCACCTCGGCCGGCGCGCCGTCGATTCGCTCGCCGAACGGGTGCGCGCCTCGCTCGATGCCAAGGCGCCGGGCGACATCGACTCCGCCGAGGTGCAGGACCTCAAGCGCGTGATCCGCGAAGGCGAGGCCGTCAGCGGCATCGAGACCCTCGGCCTCTCCCGGCACAATGCGCGCTTCCTCAACTTGCCGTTCTATCAGACCGGCAAGGTGAAGAAGGATCCGATCGGCCCGCGCGACGTCGCGATCATCCGCGCGTTGCTCGAAGAGATCAATCCCGATCTGGTGCTCGTCGCCGGCGACCTCTCCGATCCGCACGGGACCCACCGCCTCTGCAAGGACGCCATCGAGCTGGCGCTCCACGAGGTCAAGCCGCTCGGCATCACCCCCGAGGTGTGGCTCTACCGCGGCGCGTGGCAGGAGTGGCCGGTCACCGAGGCGACGTGGCTGGTGCCACTCGCGCAGGAAGAGCTCAAGCTCAAGATCCAGGCGATCTTCAAGCACCAGTCACAGAAGGACTCCGCTCCCTTCCCTGGCCAGGACGATCGTGAGTTCTGGCAACGGGTCGAGGCGCGCAACAAGGGGACCGCGGAACTCCTCAACCAGTTGGGATTGGCGGAGTATTTCGCGATGGAAGCCTACGTTGTTGGGTGA